The following are encoded together in the Salvia hispanica cultivar TCC Black 2014 chromosome 6, UniMelb_Shisp_WGS_1.0, whole genome shotgun sequence genome:
- the LOC125192545 gene encoding probable mediator of RNA polymerase II transcription subunit 26b isoform X2, whose translation MADAAVSLEKWRGYFRSASSDIFSIIEHAILVAASDCPYDFRLKRDRIAEMLFTCKAIKCFGCDKVELAVPNGDGLGNSEDKLKSEIDAGGSKESKVNSSSRDYDAEVMEMNTNHVVNYSDGDAEAEALTDDIEAESHFYGEVLRIKDVVDNFEEESDALLFDCLRKLQLMPFSVEILKATEIGKSVNALRKHRSKEIRNLVKMLIEDWKVMVDSWVNATAAVTEMAIESVKTSAVEEEEEEGLPSPPLDEGAFFATPSSMELSQFFDGMDDDGNPRCSGGFNKNRGSGRKPTIPKIDSRNSRCQNPHDSRAPPNDRKPEPKREEATWMKQGPLKPHRPSSDASGPGRPKPPSIESAPGSFKPSLKPKVEYETIKVQQKSENHPTQRKLMPPHQEANSKDEASVRMKLEAAKRKLQERYQEAENAKKQRTIQVVELQDLPKQSQQRNPHMRPGNHNRQWANGRR comes from the exons ATGGCCGACGCCGCCGTGAGTCTCGAGAAATGGAGAGGTTATTTCCGGAGCGCGAGCTCCGACATTTTCAGCATAATCGAGCATGCGATACTGGTTGCTGCATCCGATTGCCCCTACGATTTCAGATTGAAGAGAGATCGGATCGCGGAGATGCTGTTCACGTGCAAAGCGATCAAGTGTTTCGGCTGCGACAAAGTCGAATTGGCGGTGCCGAATGGCGATGGTTTGGGTAACAGTGAGGATAAGTTGAAGAGCGAGATTGATGCCGGAGGCAGTAAGGAGAGCAAGGTGAATAGCAGCAGCAGAGACTACGATGCTGAAGTTATGGAGATGAATACGAATCACGTTGTGAACTACAGTGATGGCGATGCTGAGGCTGAGGCTTTGACTGATGATATTGAGGCGGAATCGCACTTCTATGGGGAGGTGTTGAGGATAAAGGATGTTGTTGATAACTTTGAAGAAGAG TCTGATGCATTGTTGTTTGATTGTTTGAGGAAGCTTCAACTGATGCCTTTTTCGGTGGAGATACTTAAG GCTACGGAGATTGGGAAGTCTGTTAATGCTCTGCGGAAGCATAGATCAAAGGAAATCCGGAATCTTGTGAAGATGTTGATTGA GGATTGGAAAGTGATGGTTGATTCGTGGGTTAATGCTACGGCAGCTGTTACAG AAATGGCAATAGAATCTGTGAAAACATCAgctgttgaagaagaagaggaagaagggtTACCATCTCCTCCACTCGATGAAGGGGCATTCTTTGCCACCCCTTCTTCAATGGAACTGTCACAG TTCTTTGATGGCATGGATGATGATGGAA ATCCTCGATGCAGTGGGGGGTTCAACAAGAATCGAGGAAGTGGCAGAAAGCCGACTATTCCAAAAATAGACTCCCGTAACTCGAGATGTCAGAATCCGCATGACTCACGTGCTCCTCCAAATGACAGGAAACCCGAGCCCAAGAGAGAGGAAGCTACATGGATGAAACAAGGCCCTTTAAAGCCACATAGGCCTTCCAGTGATGCATCTGGACCAGGAAGACCAAAGCCTCCGAGCATTGAATCCGCCCCTGGTAGTTTTAAACCATCTCTAAAACCTAAGGTTGAGTATGAGACTATCAAAGTCCAGCAGAAATCTGAAAATCACCCAACTCAGAGGAAACTAATGCCTCCACATCAAGAG GCAAATTCCAAGGACGAGGCTTCAGTACGTATGAAATTAGAGGCTGCCAAAAGGAAACTGCAGGAACGCTATCAAGAAGCCGAAAATG CCAAGAAACAGAGAACCATACAAGTTGTGGAGTTGCAAGATCTCCCAAAGCAAAGCCAACAAAGGAATCCGCACATGAGGCCAGGCAACCACAACAGGCAATGGGCAAATGGACGAAGATAG
- the LOC125192545 gene encoding probable mediator of RNA polymerase II transcription subunit 26b isoform X1 produces the protein MADAAVSLEKWRGYFRSASSDIFSIIEHAILVAASDCPYDFRLKRDRIAEMLFTCKAIKCFGCDKVELAVPNGDGLGNSEDKLKSEIDAGGSKESKVNSSSRDYDAEVMEMNTNHVVNYSDGDAEAEALTDDIEAESHFYGEVLRIKDVVDNFEEESDALLFDCLRKLQLMPFSVEILKATEIGKSVNALRKHRSKEIRNLVKMLIEDWKVMVDSWVNATAAVTEMAIESVKTSAVEEEEEEGLPSPPLDEGAFFATPSSMELSQFFDGMDDDGNPRCSGGFNKNRGSGRKPTIPKIDSRNSRCQNPHDSRAPPNDRKPEPKREEATWMKQGPLKPHRPSSDASGPGRPKPPSIESAPGSFKPSLKPKVEYETIKVQQKSENHPTQRKLMPPHQEKANSKDEASVRMKLEAAKRKLQERYQEAENAKKQRTIQVVELQDLPKQSQQRNPHMRPGNHNRQWANGRR, from the exons ATGGCCGACGCCGCCGTGAGTCTCGAGAAATGGAGAGGTTATTTCCGGAGCGCGAGCTCCGACATTTTCAGCATAATCGAGCATGCGATACTGGTTGCTGCATCCGATTGCCCCTACGATTTCAGATTGAAGAGAGATCGGATCGCGGAGATGCTGTTCACGTGCAAAGCGATCAAGTGTTTCGGCTGCGACAAAGTCGAATTGGCGGTGCCGAATGGCGATGGTTTGGGTAACAGTGAGGATAAGTTGAAGAGCGAGATTGATGCCGGAGGCAGTAAGGAGAGCAAGGTGAATAGCAGCAGCAGAGACTACGATGCTGAAGTTATGGAGATGAATACGAATCACGTTGTGAACTACAGTGATGGCGATGCTGAGGCTGAGGCTTTGACTGATGATATTGAGGCGGAATCGCACTTCTATGGGGAGGTGTTGAGGATAAAGGATGTTGTTGATAACTTTGAAGAAGAG TCTGATGCATTGTTGTTTGATTGTTTGAGGAAGCTTCAACTGATGCCTTTTTCGGTGGAGATACTTAAG GCTACGGAGATTGGGAAGTCTGTTAATGCTCTGCGGAAGCATAGATCAAAGGAAATCCGGAATCTTGTGAAGATGTTGATTGA GGATTGGAAAGTGATGGTTGATTCGTGGGTTAATGCTACGGCAGCTGTTACAG AAATGGCAATAGAATCTGTGAAAACATCAgctgttgaagaagaagaggaagaagggtTACCATCTCCTCCACTCGATGAAGGGGCATTCTTTGCCACCCCTTCTTCAATGGAACTGTCACAG TTCTTTGATGGCATGGATGATGATGGAA ATCCTCGATGCAGTGGGGGGTTCAACAAGAATCGAGGAAGTGGCAGAAAGCCGACTATTCCAAAAATAGACTCCCGTAACTCGAGATGTCAGAATCCGCATGACTCACGTGCTCCTCCAAATGACAGGAAACCCGAGCCCAAGAGAGAGGAAGCTACATGGATGAAACAAGGCCCTTTAAAGCCACATAGGCCTTCCAGTGATGCATCTGGACCAGGAAGACCAAAGCCTCCGAGCATTGAATCCGCCCCTGGTAGTTTTAAACCATCTCTAAAACCTAAGGTTGAGTATGAGACTATCAAAGTCCAGCAGAAATCTGAAAATCACCCAACTCAGAGGAAACTAATGCCTCCACATCAAGAG AAGGCAAATTCCAAGGACGAGGCTTCAGTACGTATGAAATTAGAGGCTGCCAAAAGGAAACTGCAGGAACGCTATCAAGAAGCCGAAAATG CCAAGAAACAGAGAACCATACAAGTTGTGGAGTTGCAAGATCTCCCAAAGCAAAGCCAACAAAGGAATCCGCACATGAGGCCAGGCAACCACAACAGGCAATGGGCAAATGGACGAAGATAG